A single Arcobacter sp. FWKO B DNA region contains:
- a CDS encoding DNA recombination protein RmuC: MSDILVFISILLFSLTLVVLYLFFKTKKENLVLIDENKSMFSQLNEANLKASTLEVRLDETIKASKEKFEFLENSKQNLKLEFGKLANDILELNKQKIDEQTKQNIEAIIKPFGKEITDFKDQVNKLYFEESKDRNILKHEIDGLKNLSLKISEDANNLSKALKSQVKTQGIWGEMILKNVLEYSGLKEGAEYTSEVALRNDENKSYRPDVIINLPDNRHIIIDAKTSLVGYERYMSATNDEDKLIASKEHLESIKSHIKFLSDKDYPKLLGINSLDFVFMFIPIESALILALESDSSLLKSSQDKKVFLVTPTTLISALKVVENIWQFQKRSKNAEEIAVSATKLYDKFAVFVEVFEKIGNQLNTVQGSYDSAKKTLIDGRGNLVGQFEKLKEMGLTPSKSLPKVTED, from the coding sequence GTGAGTGATATTTTAGTTTTTATTAGTATATTGCTATTTTCTTTGACATTGGTTGTTCTGTATCTATTTTTTAAAACAAAAAAAGAGAATTTAGTGTTGATAGATGAAAACAAATCAATGTTTTCACAGCTAAATGAAGCAAACTTAAAAGCTAGTACTTTGGAAGTAAGACTTGATGAAACAATAAAAGCTTCAAAAGAGAAATTTGAGTTTTTAGAAAATTCAAAACAAAATTTAAAACTAGAATTTGGCAAACTTGCTAATGATATACTTGAACTAAACAAACAAAAAATAGATGAACAAACAAAGCAAAATATTGAAGCTATTATTAAACCTTTTGGAAAAGAAATAACTGACTTTAAAGATCAGGTTAATAAACTCTATTTTGAAGAGAGTAAAGATAGAAATATATTAAAACATGAAATAGATGGGTTAAAGAATTTGAGTTTAAAGATAAGTGAAGATGCTAATAATTTATCAAAAGCACTAAAATCACAGGTTAAAACTCAAGGCATTTGGGGTGAAATGATACTGAAAAATGTACTTGAATATTCTGGACTCAAAGAGGGAGCTGAGTACACAAGTGAAGTTGCACTAAGAAATGATGAAAACAAAAGCTACCGTCCTGATGTTATAATAAATTTGCCAGATAATCGTCATATTATAATTGATGCAAAAACATCTTTAGTTGGATATGAGAGATATATGAGTGCAACTAATGATGAAGATAAACTTATAGCTTCAAAAGAACATCTTGAGTCTATAAAATCACACATTAAGTTTTTAAGTGACAAAGACTACCCAAAATTACTCGGAATTAATAGCTTGGATTTTGTATTTATGTTTATTCCTATAGAAAGTGCTTTGATATTGGCACTAGAGAGTGATAGTTCACTTTTGAAATCATCTCAAGATAAAAAGGTATTTTTAGTAACTCCAACTACATTAATTAGTGCATTAAAAGTGGTAGAAAATATATGGCAGTTTCAAAAAAGGTCAAAAAACGCAGAAGAGATAGCAGTAAGTGCAACTAAACTTTATGATAAATTTGCAGTATTTGTGGAAGTGTTTGAGAAAATAGGAAATCAACTAAATACAGTACAAGGCTCATATGATAGTGCTAAGAAAACTTTGATAGATGGTAGGGGAAATTTAGTAGGGCAGTTTGAAAAACTAAAGGAAATGGGTCTTACTCCATCAAAAAGTTTGCCTAAAGTTACGGAAGATTAA
- a CDS encoding ArsR/SmtB family transcription factor: protein MEIFLNTISAINDETRIRILRFIDIYGEVCVCDIESSFDMIQSRISRHLKILKDGGFLRVDRRGKWAYYSVRKPLDEFRMSVIKEISCLGLDIPVFNKGCKND from the coding sequence ATGGAAATATTTCTAAATACCATATCAGCTATCAATGATGAGACAAGAATTAGGATTCTTAGGTTTATTGATATATATGGTGAAGTTTGTGTTTGCGATATTGAAAGCTCTTTTGATATGATACAGTCTCGAATTTCTAGACATCTAAAGATATTAAAAGATGGTGGGTTTTTGAGGGTTGATAGAAGAGGTAAGTGGGCTTATTATAGTGTTAGAAAACCTCTTGATGAGTTTAGAATGAGTGTGATTAAAGAGATAAGTTGTTTGGGACTTGATATTCCTGTATTTAATAAAGGGTGTAAAAATGATTAG
- a CDS encoding arsenic transporter, with product MISASLVFLATLTLVILQPRGLQIGTSAIIGAVVALALGIVSFSDVAEVTSIVWDATLAFIGIIILSMVLDEIGFFEWCAIKMAKLSRGNGHLMFVYALLLGAFVSALFANDGAALILTPILLAKMRILQLNLKTIIAFLLAGGFISDSASLPFVFSNLTNIVTANYFNIGFVEYTLNMIVPFIVSVIVSIIVLWLVLRKDIPKEVDITLLKNPDDVLKNKNLFYFSWFFLGLLLVGYFVGDILFDLPVSVFALGGGLLFLAIASYYKSARAWLTIKTAPWQVVWFSIGLYIVVYGLKNAGLTDYLASVLVVLADKGDFVAVVGTGFIAAFLSAVMNNMPTIMIMDISLANIGNDAMIYANIVGCNLGPKMTPFGSLATLLWLHVLAQKGIKISFAEYSKFGMIVTPPILFVVLLTLV from the coding sequence ATGATTAGTGCTAGTTTGGTATTTTTGGCTACTTTGACTTTAGTGATACTTCAACCCCGTGGGCTTCAAATAGGGACTTCGGCTATTATTGGGGCTGTTGTTGCTTTGGCTTTGGGGATAGTTAGTTTTAGTGATGTTGCAGAAGTAACTTCAATTGTATGGGATGCAACTTTAGCGTTTATTGGTATTATTATACTATCAATGGTACTTGATGAGATAGGGTTTTTTGAATGGTGTGCTATTAAGATGGCGAAGCTAAGTCGTGGAAATGGGCATTTGATGTTTGTGTATGCTTTGCTTTTGGGGGCTTTTGTATCAGCACTTTTTGCAAACGATGGGGCAGCTCTTATACTCACTCCTATACTCTTAGCAAAAATGAGGATATTGCAACTAAATCTAAAGACAATTATAGCATTTTTGCTTGCAGGTGGATTTATCAGTGATAGTGCATCATTGCCTTTTGTATTTTCAAACCTTACCAATATAGTAACGGCAAATTACTTCAATATAGGGTTTGTTGAATATACACTTAATATGATAGTTCCTTTTATTGTAAGTGTAATAGTAAGTATTATAGTTCTTTGGCTAGTTTTGAGAAAAGATATTCCAAAAGAGGTAGATATAACACTCCTTAAAAACCCAGATGATGTACTAAAAAACAAAAATTTGTTTTATTTTAGCTGGTTTTTCTTAGGATTATTGCTTGTTGGGTATTTTGTGGGTGATATTTTGTTTGATTTACCTGTGAGTGTATTTGCTCTTGGTGGAGGGTTACTGTTTTTGGCAATTGCTAGTTATTATAAAAGTGCTAGAGCGTGGCTTACTATCAAAACAGCTCCATGGCAAGTGGTGTGGTTTAGTATAGGGCTTTATATAGTGGTATATGGGCTTAAAAATGCTGGACTAACTGACTATTTAGCATCTGTTTTGGTTGTATTAGCTGACAAAGGTGATTTTGTAGCGGTTGTGGGGACTGGGTTTATTGCAGCATTTTTGAGTGCAGTGATGAATAATATGCCTACTATTATGATAATGGATATATCACTAGCAAATATTGGAAATGATGCTATGATATATGCCAATATAGTAGGGTGTAATCTAGGACCAAAAATGACACCATTTGGTAGTCTAGCTACGCTTCTTTGGCTTCATGTTTTAGCTCAAAAAGGGATTAAGATAAGTTTTGCTGAGTATAGTAAATTTGGTATGATAGTGACACCGCCGATACTTTTTGTGGTGTTGTTGACATTAGTTTAA
- a CDS encoding arsenate reductase ArsC, with protein MSKKVLVLCTGNSCRSIIAEALINAKLDGVSAKSSGVRASGKVNPNAKKLLEEKGIWKDEYHSKTLDTLIDEEFDLIVTVCDHANESCPMFPRPAPKIHVGFEDPDGKGYEAFEATYKEIEEVLLPAVKEALSQ; from the coding sequence ATGAGTAAAAAAGTATTAGTTTTATGTACTGGAAATAGTTGTAGAAGTATTATTGCTGAGGCACTTATAAATGCAAAGCTTGATGGAGTGAGTGCAAAAAGTAGTGGGGTTAGAGCTAGTGGTAAGGTAAATCCAAATGCTAAGAAGCTTTTGGAAGAAAAAGGGATTTGGAAAGATGAGTATCATAGTAAAACTCTTGATACGCTTATAGATGAAGAGTTTGATTTGATAGTAACGGTATGCGACCATGCAAATGAATCGTGTCCTATGTTCCCTCGTCCTGCTCCAAAAATTCATGTGGGCTTTGAAGATCCAGATGGAAAAGGGTATGAGGCTTTTGAGGCTACTTATAAAGAGATTGAAGAGGTGCTACTTCCAGCTGTAAAAGAAGCTTTATCACAATAA
- a CDS encoding permease, with product MFDWWERLSGILVFDIFGLQKSSAIGDALHFFVYDTIKIFILLITIIYLVTLLRSYFPVEKARAYIAGKHKLTGHVLASVFGVLTPFCSCSAIPLFLGFLQARIPLGVTFSYLISAPLSDAVVIALLLSLFGWKIAVLYVGIGLLIAIVAGLIIGAMNLEKEVLIEVKPVGDIHYEEDETLFSHRLKEAWEYTADIFKKIYLYVVVGVGIGAFIHGYVPADFITKYAGGDAWYAPIIGVVMGIPMYSNAAGILPLVEVLTQKGMLLGTALSFMMAVVALSLPEAMILKRVLSLKLIGIFFGVVGFGILMVGYLFNLIL from the coding sequence ATGTTTGATTGGTGGGAACGCTTAAGCGGTATATTGGTTTTTGATATTTTTGGTTTGCAAAAAAGTAGTGCCATAGGGGATGCTTTGCATTTTTTTGTATATGATACTATCAAGATTTTTATACTTTTGATAACTATTATATATCTTGTGACACTTCTTAGAAGTTATTTCCCTGTAGAAAAGGCAAGGGCATATATAGCAGGAAAACATAAGCTTACTGGGCATGTATTGGCGTCTGTTTTTGGGGTTCTTACCCCTTTTTGTAGCTGTAGTGCAATTCCACTTTTTCTTGGGTTTTTGCAAGCTAGGATTCCTCTTGGGGTGACATTTAGCTATCTTATATCTGCACCTCTTAGTGATGCGGTGGTTATTGCGTTGTTGTTGTCACTTTTTGGATGGAAGATAGCTGTGCTTTATGTGGGAATAGGGTTGCTTATAGCTATAGTTGCTGGGCTTATTATTGGTGCTATGAACTTAGAAAAAGAGGTTTTGATAGAGGTTAAGCCAGTAGGTGATATACATTATGAAGAAGATGAAACACTTTTTTCACATAGACTAAAAGAAGCTTGGGAGTATACTGCTGATATATTCAAAAAGATTTATTTATATGTGGTAGTAGGTGTTGGAATAGGGGCATTTATACATGGATATGTGCCTGCTGATTTTATCACCAAATACGCTGGTGGTGATGCTTGGTATGCACCAATTATTGGTGTAGTGATGGGGATACCTATGTATTCAAATGCTGCAGGGATTTTGCCTCTTGTGGAGGTATTGACACAAAAAGGGATGCTTTTGGGAACTGCACTATCTTTTATGATGGCAGTAGTTGCTTTGAGTTTACCTGAGGCGATGATACTAAAAAGGGTATTGTCTTTGAAACTTATAGGGATATTTTTTGGAGTTGTAGGTTTTGGGATACTTATGGTAGGGTATCTTTTTAATTTGATTTTATAA
- a CDS encoding thioredoxin family protein → MKIEILGTGCAKCKTLEEVAKLAVSKVGGFHEVKKVEDIVEIMNYGVMSTPALVIDGVVKSSGKMLSVDEVVAFMNAK, encoded by the coding sequence ATGAAAATAGAAATATTAGGCACGGGTTGTGCTAAGTGTAAAACATTGGAAGAGGTGGCGAAACTTGCTGTATCAAAAGTTGGTGGGTTTCACGAGGTGAAAAAAGTGGAAGATATAGTTGAAATCATGAACTATGGTGTGATGAGTACACCTGCTCTTGTGATAGATGGAGTTGTCAAATCAAGTGGAAAGATGCTTAGTGTGGATGAGGTAGTGGCATTTATGAATGCTAAATAA